TCGTTCAATCGCTTGGTTGCCGTCTCGTGCGTAATGACCCGCGAGACGAACGACGAGCTGCTCTTTATGATATTGTTCTTCggtttcctcctcttcaatcCTTCCTTCACAGGTGGTGCTGCGAGAGCTGGATTGCCATCTCCAAATAAAGATGCTGCGCCTGTGCCATCCACGGAGGGTGTGGGGGTCTTAAGCCGGCTACCGATGCTAACCAGCGAGAGCTTGACACCTGATGTCGGAGGCGCCGGAACGGTCGCAAGTGGATTGGGGTTCATGACGGGGGCTTCGgagggatgtggaggaggggtggcTAAGTGTAGGTCATCTCGGAGGAGGTAAGTGCCTATCGTAAAGTCCGTCAGTCAGCAAATCCAAGCAACCTTGCGGCGACGTGCATGAGCGAACATGCGCCCCTTCAGAAACATACCTTCTCCGGCTTGTAAGGAACAGCCACCCTCGGGATGGCTGATGATATTGTTGGTCTCTACAACTGGTACCGCCATGCCATTCGACGCCCCGGCCGCATAGGCGACGGGGACGGTATAGCGAGGCGGAGGTGGGGGAAGGACGCTGGATCAAGGGGTCAGCCAGGTGAAGAGACGCAAAAGAGTCGTCATAATAAATGTAGATAGGGCTGAAAGGTAGTGGCGCTCTTTGACCTCCAGGGAATTGAAGGCCGACCTATGATGCGCCCATGAGGCGGAGATAAGGGACCAAGGACGCTGATAACCGGGCTTTTCAGCTTTGGGTTGGGAGGGCAAGTCTTACAACATGGCTGCGGATACCACAAGCAGGCACACCGGTCAATCAGCGATAAATTAAAAGGATTTTGGAGGGTGGTGTGACAGGGGCCTAGGAATGCGCGATAGGCTTGTCAGACAATCGTCGTAGCGaattcccttcccccccaagaGCGGCACCCTTGACGGTGCCACTCAGGGTGGCTTGTAACGTTCTTAGGTTGTGAGAGGACTGGTCCAGATGGAAGGGCTGGAAGTAggtcgtcgttgtcgttcGTGCAAGGGAGAGAGGGCGGGACCGAGGCTCTCGAATGGGCGAACGTTCTGCTGGCTAGTAGGACGAGGGTGATGATTGGGGCGGAGATTCGCGGGAAAGTCACTTGTGAACTCGCAGGAAGCTGGATATCGTTGGATTATATACCCcggagttgaagatggtgaggagagagaggcggGGAGAGTTACCGGGTAAGAACTTGCGCAATGGCCTTATAACCCGGGGGGATCGAGCGACGGCGGATGTGAAGCcagagagaagagcgagCGGGCGGCCAATTCCGGGGTTGGTCGAAGTTGGCGCGTGGGGCCGCCAATCTGCCAGGCTTCAGTcaatcctcttcttttcccccaatGCTAACGGCGCCAATAACCCACACTAGTCCTCGTAGTCCAAAGTCAATCACTCTTGCGTCGTGCCGCCCCGGTTCCATGGGGACTAATCTACTCTCGTGGCCGACATGGCAGGTTAAAATGAACGAGTGGATCATCAGCCGTATTTAGGCCGTTCATTATGCATCATACTTTATTACTTCTTACTAGTCGGTTAACTGGCGATACTTTGCCGGCAAACACACTAACAACCCAATATACAGACTCAAGGGTATCTATTTGACTCCACAGGAATACGACAGTAGTGTTCGCCCCGTCACACTCCGCTTCCACTAACTCTCCGCCAAATCATGACGGCCGCCGCTCCAGCGCAAACCACTGCCCCAAGAGCAATTCCCCATGCCATCCATTTgccttccacatcttcctcGCTCCGCGGGAAGGCCGTACTAGGCTCCATCGCCGCTTCTGCAATGTGGACAAATACCTCCTGGATGGAGCTCCACGTGGCACTGacatgaagaggaggactcGGCATATTCAACATAGCAGTGTATTCGTGGGGCTGATATTCGGCCCGCTGCGTAGTCCGATCCAAGTCTGCCTTGAGTGCAATAAAAACACTGGGAAGCTCCTCCAAGTGAGGATATTTGGCGCGTAGCGCTGGGATGTATGCAAAGGAATCGGGATCTGACGAGTCATACGTGTACACGATGACATCGCACTGGTCCAGCAGTTTTACCTGATTTTCGAGGAGGGCAGGCTCCAGTTCCCCGAGCTCATCGAGGATGAGGTAGCACTGTTTCCCTCCCGGAAGCTCGACTGTGTTCACCGCAGTTCGGGGCTGGATCGTAGGCCGATAAGTAGTACTGAATCCACGGGAAAGAAAAGCGTCAAGGAGTGCAGATTTGCCTGAGCCTGCAGTCCCAAGGACGTGACCAAGAACAACATTGCGGCCCACACGGCCAGGACGCTTGCGTCTCTTTCGTGGTCGCGTAACCTTCAGCGCTGCTGTTGTAGAAGGATTGCTGCGGTCGGACGACTCGAACCCCAGGTAGGCCAGATACTCCAATGTTGTCTTAGGCGACGTGAAAGTAGTCATACTCCATTGCGCAAGCCATCCTTGAAGGGTGACATGGCCGGCTTCGTTGCGAACggtagaggaggggaaggaaccGTCCGCCCATGAAGCAGGCAAACCCGGGGTGGGCGCAAAGAGCGACGCCAGCTCCGCATCGTTCAGGCCTCCGTCGTTATCCTTGTCCGAGAGTAGGAAGAGGTTCACAAAGAATCGATACCCCTCTGGCGAAAGCTCAGCTGACGCATAAGGGGGTACGTCAAATCTCGGGTGAAGGAAGTTCTCCTGTAGTGATAGATTATCCGTATACTGGAATGCTCGTAGTATAATCCAAACAGTCTCGTGACGGCCTTTTTCCGCATACATCTTGTTCAGCTGCAGGAAACCGCGGCAATCGATGCCTGAGGGTGTCACTGAATGAGGATGCGTCCTCTGTATCGTCTCCTTGATGTGAATCAAATCTTCCTCACTCAATGGCTTCTCAAAGCATCTCATTTGAAAATCCTTGATCTCCTTATCAGAGAGGTAACCATCCCTATCCTTATCGCAGAGGTAGAAAATTCGCTGCAACGCCGCGATTGCTGCCGGCTTCAGGGAGGATTCTTTGGAGTCAAACAGCGGTGCGATCGGATGGGTAACCGCTTTCtggcaaaggaagaaggcTTCGTTGACATTCCGATGTTCACGGGCACTGGTGCGGATGCAAGAGTCGATTTCCTTAAACTCCGCCATTAATGGTAGCATTTCCTCCTCAATCACCTGAGCCTCGGTGTGATCTGCAGCAAGGTCGGACTTGTTCGCACATAGTACCACGGGGACATTGACCCCTAGAGAACGAAAGTATGGTAACCAGAATAGAGCGACTCTCTCATAGCTGTAATGGTCCGAATACACGAGTAGGATTACATTGGACTTCCGGATCTCCCTGGCTAGATTATTGCGCTCCTGCGGAAGAGCGGAGGTGTCCACCACCGTCGTTGTCGTGACATTCTCGGGGGTACCGATCGTAGGAGGGATGGTGATTTGAGGGAGGATAGGCTGGATCTTGTTTGTAACGAACACCCCCTTCACAAGGGAGGTGATGAGACTGGACTTGCCAGTGCCCTCATCACCACAGACACAGATTCGCACTGAGGTGCTGTTAGTAAGTAGATGAGTGAGCAGCTCAACGTAAACATATCGAACCTGTAGCCATTGCGGATCTGGAAACTTTCAAGGCGACTGGGGACGCCTTAATCAAATTATTGGGGCATGCTTCAGGAAGCTTTTGTTAATAACAACTAGGTCAATCCGATTTGAAAGTCCAGGCCAATCGAAACGCGATGTCACTAAGGACTCGGTCGGCTGGGAACTACGATGATCGTCGGAGCCTCGGCGGTGGCTGTGCCGTTCTTGCGGCCTCAGGATCCAGCCGGTCGGGTTTCTTACTATAGGTGTGGCTGGACTAGTAGATACTGGGGATGAAACAAAGCAGGTACCTAGTAATAGCGGATGGGATAGGGAAGTGCTTCTGAAATGGCTTCGTGTATACTACTTCAAGCTGATTGACCTGGAGAGTTACCAAGACGAGACCGAGGGAAGAAGCTGGTAGAAGCGGCCCCAGCCACACTCCCCCGTATTCATTGATGCCGCCTGCGGAAAGTCCCCTCTCCGAGTGAGTACAGCCCCCTCGATTCCCACGGTTGCTGACCTTCCCCATGAATCAGATGAGTATATTATTCATCGCACAGGAACATTTTGAGAGAGCGATTTGCACAGTCACCAAACAGTACAGGGTCGTTGTGGATGGTGCAGAGTTTGGATAATTGAGCCTTATCGTTTGCGAATCGCAGTTGGTGTCAGCCGTCATCTGGTTCCACTTCCGGTCGCTCCCATAGAGACGAACAGCCTTCGCAGAACATCCTACTATCAAcatccttctctctccttccactccttcttccctaccccatcttcttccctaaCCCTCCCTTCACCCTCAGTTTCCGTCAAGCATAGCCAGAATGCCTCTCGGAATTCACAATCCGTTACCTTCATCGTTAGGAAGTATGTTCCGCGCCGCTTTCGTTCCAATTTCCCCGCAATTCTCTTGAACAGGTGGTTCGGCCTGCGACTAACAACCAGACAGGCGAATGTAGAAAGGCGGGCAAAATCCTCGCCTCGTTTGTCGATCCACGACAAGCTTTTGGACCCGATAAAGTGATTCCTCCGGAGATTCTGGCAGGAGCCAAGGTAATTAGCAAAATCCATACTCAGCTTGTTGCTCAAATGTCGCACCGTCACTCACGGTTTCTTCCCTAGGGTCTCGCCGTTCTTACTGTCCTGAAAGCTGGATTTTTGGGCTCAGCTCGATTCGGTTCTGGTGTCGTTGTCGCTCGACTAGCTGACGGAACCTGGTCTGCTCCGTCGGCCATTGCcactgctggagctggattTGGAGGCCAGATCGGGTTTGAGTTAACCGACTTCGTGTTCATTTTGAATGATGCCGCTGCCGTTCGGACGTTCTCGCAGGTCGGAACCCTGACGCTAGGTGGAAACGTTTCGATCGCTGCTGGACCGGTCGGACGAAACGCGGAAGCTGCTGGCGCGGCTAGCACAAAGGGTGTGGCGGCAGTGTTCTCATACTCCAAGACCAAGGGTCTCTTTGCCGGTGTCAGTCTGGAGGGAAGCATGCTGGTGGAACGTAAGGATGCGAACGAGAAGATGTACAACAGCCGGGTCTCGGCACGCCAGCTCCTCAGCGGAACCATTCGACCTCCCCCGGGCGCGGACCCTCTCCTGACCGTGTTGAACTCGCGTGCGTTCTATGGCAACGCCCGGAATGGTAGTGACATGTACAACGACATCCCCGTTTATGATGACAGCCATGACGATGTGGTTTGGGAGGGCCGCAGGGGTGAGGCGTATGGCGAAGGAACGCGGCGCGATCGCACTGGGTTCAGTGGCTCAGGTTCAGATGACTTCCGCGACCGACCCCGCCGTGCGAATACGTGGGCGGACGATATATACGATCGACCTGCTGGAGGGCTGAGCCGTTCGTCGACTACTCGGTACAGCGGTCGCAACGACACTTACGACTCATTCAACCGCAGCCGGAGCAACACTACCCCAATTGATGAGGACTATGTATATTCTGACCGGAAGCCTAGCCGACCCACAGCTCCGAAACCCGTGTTTGGACAGCGGACTGGGGCAGCTCCTGCTCTACGCCAGGACCAGGCCGTAGCACTTTATACTTTCGATGCAGACCAGGAAGGTGACCTGGGTTTTAAGAAAGGAGACATTATCACTATCCTCAAGAGGACTGACAAGAAAGAGGACTGGTGGACCGGGCGGATCGGGAGCCGAGTTGGCATTTTCCCCAGGTAAGCAGATCCGGAATTCGCAGACACCGTGTTTTCCTCGGCCATGGAACTAACCATTACTATTCAGTAACTATGTCGAAACTGCTTAGGAGTCGGCGTGTCCTATTGGACTCACGCGGAATGATATTTGACGACGCGAGCACCCTTAACGCCATATTCTTCCCTTCACGAATGCTTTTTATATTCCTCTTCCGTTTGATATTCAGCTTCCATGTCATCGTTTAAGACTCACCCCCTTTAGTTTTTGTTCCCCAGGaatctctttgctttttcctttcgGCTTTTTGAGTATAAGCGCCGGAGTTGCCTGTTGGGCCGACCAGCGGATTCGGGGTGGCTTTTGAACGGATAAGTGACAAAACGGGACAGTTGCACCTGTGTATGTGTTCGCTTTGGCGATGGTTCTAGCTTTAGTATATGCTTGTGTGATAGTGTTGGACCACCTTTGGGTTATACATAAGACTTCCCCCATGCTgttttgttctttttttgggaCTGCAGATTTATAACTGTCAAAAATGGAATATTCCCTCTTTGTTGCTGCGCCAAGGATGGATTGGTTGGACATGTTTTAGACGattgcagctgcttcttggctgATATGCTTCTCCCTTGCGAGGAAGGGAGGATTAGTGAGAATAAAGAAACGGGTGGCTGCCGTCAGAAAGGTCCGGGGAGCGTCAAGGAGTCGTCAGCAGTCAAGCTCCCAGCGACGTCCAAGTTCCTTGCTCATCGCATTGCAGTAGAAGCGGTCGGTACATTCCTCGGGAGACTCTCCTGCACCAAGTTGAACTCAACCGGGACCCATCCTTCTGGGCCATTGGACCTCGTGGAGCCAGCCCCTCCGCAACATCCTCGAAGTCATCGGATGAGGCCCGCTCGGCCAATAGAGGTCAGGAACACATGGCACGAGACTCGCGCCAGGTCTCACGCGAGAAGGCAGAGAAGCAGTGCGATTGCAAATTGAGTCCATCGTGCGACGGACTCGTTCTTTCTCTACAGTTTTCTGGAAGAACAGCGGCATGCCACTCTCATGCCAGATAATCTCCCTCATTTCCTAATACGAGGACGAGGCTATGGAAGGAAGACGGATACGTCAGCTGAGATTCTGAGTTGAAGATTACGAAATGACTCAGGCGATCATCTGTAGGTAAGTTAGACAGCAGGCATATGGGGAACCGCACAAGGTTTTTCCAGCTGGTGAATGACGGTTTTCCCTGTCGATCTATGTATGGGATGCCGGAACAGACGCATCACCGCCATGGCGGTTCACAACAAGATGAGCAAGTCAATTTATGCATTAGACTTTCCCGACATTGCTCAGCCTTCTGAATGATGAATGGTGCTCCGAGTCCAGTGCATAGATTCTACCGTCAAATGATAAGCTCATTGTGTTTCATTGTGCCCGTTCtattccctccttctcctctcatCTCGTGATTTGTTGTCGTCATTACTCAGTTGATTTTcaacttctcctctttcaacCTTTCCTTTGTCCTTCCATTGTAGTACTACTCTAAGCGTTCCGTGGTATCTCACTGCCAGTGCCTGCATTTAGGGGCGGGAGTCACCCTAATAGTAGACTATAAGAACAGGGATCGACTCCGCATACGTGAGTGAGGGTAGTCTAACCAACAGTGGAGTTGCAATCCCTCCTCGTGCaatctaaaaaagaaaaaaagaaaaacaaaaataaaattcagCTCTCGGATAGCCAGTCCACACTACCAGGTAGTTCCTCGACTCATGTTCTCCGAGCCCTAGCGAACTGAATAAGATTTGCTTCAAAGACCGTGCTACCGAGCATTGGAGTCCACCGAAAAAAAGCACGGGGTACTGCTGATCAGCGATCGCCCGAACGAAAAATCAAACGAACTGAACAAGGTATATTACTAGAACCATCGAGTCACATTTCTCGAAGTGAACGGACGGTGGCCTGCCATCGAAATTGATCAGCAGTGGAGCATCGCGCTGACTAAGAGGGcataacgtaaccggcaagcgagtcggccaggcaagccagtcggccacctgtatatcccatactaatccagcgatttttgagctgtaatactacagccaaactttatagattcaaatttatctaatgaaattggcatactagaatatatctaagattagtatacaaatatcataagataaatatcaatatttgatcAAGTAAAATGTATtacgctgtatttttttggtaatttattttaaacttgtattatatataacatgaatcctattatattatatattcttgatatttggtttcttaaagtatatatatagcttcagttaatattctattataattgaacttacggtgggtgagatattagagttagataaatgttagattagtatgggatacacaggtggccgactggcttgcctggccgactcgcttgccggttacgttatcCTGCCCAAGATCGATCCATccgtggagagagagagagagagtgagccTATACAATTTGGTTTCTCCTCCTGTTCACTGGCCTCGGATTCCCAGATTTAGCCGTTGATGGGTCTTCTGATAGAATACTCTTTCGCCTAAAgtgttttttctttctttcgaaTTACTTGTCAAAAACctacttttattttattttattttccctgttcttgttcttgcggTGTTGTTCAAGGCCGACCACCACTTCCAAACTGAAGCGcggccagcccagcccagccagaACCAGCCAACCAAAGCACGGCGGCCTTCCCTCGTCTcgtccaccttctccaggtCCTTACTCTTTCCCAGCACCGAACTACTAACTCCCaactcccccatccccatcctctttCTCACGAAGAACAACTACCGCCCACCTCAGCCTCTCGTCACTCGCTCTTCCTTTTCAAACCCTTTTCTACCTCTTCTCTCGTTTGTATCGTCGTCGCCAAAATCGTATCATCGGCCGCCGGATGCCTAGCCGTCATCGCCcgcctctctttcctctcgtCACCCTGGTGGTTGCTCCTCTCCGTCGACGCTTCTTCCCCGCTCCCATGATTCCATGACTACCTTTTCTCTGCGTTGTCTTACGGCCCTGGTGGTACATtgacctcctcaccaccaagcGACTTTCCTAATCCACAGCCAACCCCGGGGCGTTTTCTTCCTGTCCGGTCCCCCGGTTAATTTGCTCTCATGCAGGTGCGTCGCTTTCATTATGTCCGCGTTCTACCCAAAAAATTTCCCCCCCGTTGTACCCCTCGCCTACAACAACACTCTGGGAAAAGCTTAAGGCTGCTCTCGGCCTTGGGTCTATCCTTACCGAAAGGTTTACCTGGCAAGAAAGCATCTCTTGTGCGATGCGTTGTGGACCCTCCAACCCCTGTTTCAATTGTATTATTCAAGGACTGTCTCTAAACATGCCGTCGTGAGTTTCAGGCTTCACCGAGCCCCTCTGAGCCAAGCGGAGGATATGCAACGAAGAGAGGCCATGTACCTCAACTGTCGATCAGTGACCCCAGTCACCATGTCACCGAAGCCATTGGCCATATGTACGATGACGATTACGACAAGCGAGATTCTCGACGCCTCAGTTTCATATCCTCCCCGTTGAGCGAATCCATTACTATAATTCCCACAAAGCTCGCCGGCTCCGAATCTCCTACCTCCCCACAGTCTCTCCAGGTTCAAAACCACATCAATGATCATAATAATCGGCAAGCGAACGGGCAACCATGGCCGCATGGGGCCAAGTCCGCCGAAAGTAGCCCGACGTCTCCCGCGTCCACCACGTCCCCCGTATCGACCGACACAGCCAcaacctccttccctctgAACGATGTCGACTATGAATCCGACCCGGCCGCCGTAGCACAAGAGCTGAACAATCTCGCCGCAATCCGGCGGATGTCTATGGATGTTGCTGCTACGGATGACCCCGATCTCCCTAGCTTCTCCGTTCCATCCATAGcgccctctccctccgaCGACGAAAACGATGCATCGCGATTGTTTTGGGTTCCAGCCCGTTTACACCCGGAACTTGCCCCGAAGGAATTCAAGTCTTTCCTTGAAAGTAAAACAGAACAGATCAAGCGGAAATCAGGCGACTTCTCTACCTTGGGCCCGGAGCGTGAAGGATCAATAGGGGGCTTGAGGCGAAAGCGGTCTATGCTATCCAGGCAAATTGACACCTCTCAGGGATATACAGATGGCGCCGAACGACTCGAACGAAAACGCTCCCAATCGAAACGCGATTCGTTGGGGCCCAATCTGCATGAACTAGAAACAATAGTGAACGATTCGAAGCCGCGAGTTCCCAACGCAACGAATATCCTCGACGGGATTCAGAAACTTGGCATTTCCACTGACGAGGACAAACCTATCCTTCCCCCTGCACCTCCAAGCCACAGCCTCAGACGTTCGACAAGGACACAATATAGGAAGGCCGGAAGTCTGAAGAAAGGCGAGAAGGCACCGTATTCGAAGCGCGTGGCTAGGACTTCAGACGCAGATGAGAGGGTTACTTCACCGACTGGTTCATCTGGAGGTCAAGCAGTCTTGGGGCTGACACGAATGTCTACTGACCCAACACCGAGTTCAACGCGAGCTCAAGCTGCGGCCAAATCGACGATAGGCGCACCCCAGGCCCCTGTTGTGACAACTAGTGCAACAACAGCAAGCCCCTGTGTAGACTCAGCGGTGGAACAATCACAACCAGCCAACGACCGCTCCCATGATGCAGCCTCGTCAGATCCGTCGAACAGGGCCAGCGCGCCAGCACATTCGCGACAATGGCACTCACGGATCAGCTCCAATGGACGGTCAACGGCGGACGTTCCACCGTCGGAACAAAAGATACCTGAAATCATTGAAACGCCTCCTCCCGGGACCCCCACCACGCCTTCAACGCCGACCTCACAGTCACATGCGTCCCCGAAAGCACCTGCAGGCCAAGATAGAATGCAGGAACGAAGCTCAAGTAAGCGGTCGGCACATAGTCGCACTCAGAAGGAGACCACACCCACCTTTAATGACTTCGCCAATACCCCACAGCCTCTTCCTGGAAACACCACCCGAACGGACAGCCTGTCCTACATCCCAACTTTCGAGGATCGCAAGGCTGAgtcgaaggagaaggagaaggaaacaaaagagtcgaagaagtcaaaagataagaaagatTCGGAGGGTGGCCGCAAATCCAGCTGGCACTGGCTGCTGGGTTCCGAGGATAAAGataaagagaagaaaaaggacaagGACAGTGACTCGAAGAAACTCAAGGCCAAGATAGTGGACAAAGTTCATGAGACAGCGCACGCTCTGCCATCCTCAAGTGATTCTAGTCAGCGAGGCCGCGAAAACGTTGCAGTGGATCGACTGGATCCCAaactggaagaggagcgtCGTAAGGACAATGCGCGACGGACCTCTGGGGAgtcaaagaaagagaaggagtcTGGGTTGTTCTCCTCCATATTCGGCGGAagtaggaagaagagcagtgGCGACAGTAGCCATCACAGCCATCATCACAAGAAAAGTGCTTCTCGAAACCTATCACCTGATCCGCCTATGCGTGAGCTGCGGCCGGATGTTGATTACGCTTGGACCCGCTTCTCGATTCTAGAAGAAAGAGCGATCTACCGGATGGCTCACATCAAGCTTGCGAATCCTCGACGCGCGCTGTACTCTCAGGTCTTGCTCAGCAATTTCATGTACTCTTACTTGGCGAAGGTCCAGCAGATGCATCCGCACATGATGTTGGCTACTTCCGCTGCgcaaaggcagcagcagaagcaacaAGAAGAGTATCAACAATACCAAAGATATCAAGAGGTGAGTAATCCGCGAAGATGCTCTATTGTCATTGAAGGTTCTAACTGTTCGTCGAAACTGCAGTCTCAGGAGCAACAATATACGGATAGTTCCTACGATGATCCTCAAATGTATGAATATACGGACGATGCACAGGATCATTATGGCGCCCATTCGCAAAGTAGCAAGGGTGGCTACGAGAATGGAAATGCGTATGGCCCGGGACATTACCAGTATGGTCACTCGACATTTGGCGACGACGTCCAgcttgacgatgatgacgatgatatgTGGTAATAGGGAACAGACAAGTGATTCCCTCTATTGCTGTTGATTCTATTGCAGCGCACTAAATACCCCTTGTGCCAAGTCTGGTCGGTTCTCACACTCTGTACACTGATATTAGCCTTTACTTCTTGTGTCATCCTCGCATTCTTTTCGCTCCCCTGGTGGTGGACTCTTCATTTTTTTCTATGCACAGGGCATATAAGGGTATACAGAGGAAGCCATTGAAGCTCCTCTATTCTCGTTTGAACACTTGTTGTGTCAACTTATATAGTGGTCCTTTGAATATTCCACGATGGTAGGGTAGGGCCTGACATAGCTTCTCGTCTTGGGTTTTTTTTGTTCGCATAGCGTGTGGGGTTTGTCGATTGTTTTTCTGTCCGGCGTCAACGATGCCTTGTTATAGAAGTCTGAACACTCCAAATGGGTCACATGTTTCTGTGACACCAGTATTTCAGTCACTCCTCGTAACCAATGTGTAATTTAATACCTTCATGATGGTCAACTGTATTCTAGAGAAAGACAATCATACCTTTCCCTCAATTACACCCTGTCAAGCCCCTAATCCACGCCGTATCTATTCTAGCCGTCCCAACTAGCTATTACTAAAATAGCCTAGGATCCACTCGACCCGCGGCCAGCCATCGAGAAATCACGTGACATGCATCTATCTCCCCACAGCCTCCACAGCGTCATCCCGACCTGGCTGGACGGGACCATCACTTCCATTTGCCAACATTGAAAGGAGAACGAACTCAACACAGCCCGTATCTAAGGAGCAAACTCGGAAACCGATACAACGAGATATATCACATAACAATCAACGAGAAACGAATCAGCAGAATCTCAAGTGCCGAAAAGCGACACCTGAAGCAAAATGGCCGACGCCTTCGAACGTGAACAGTACGAGAACCCACCCACATTACCTTGACTATTCCTACGCAAAAAGGACGGAAGGACTTTGTTGGCTTGGGACAAcaaaaaaactaatatatgGGGATAGACAAAACAATGCGCTCCTAAACTCTCTCTCGTCGAAGGTCTCCGCGCTGAAATCCGTTACCATTGATATCTATGATAATGCGAGGGATCAGGATACGTTGGATCATTCGGTTTGTTGAATCCTTACTTTTTTCACTGTATTTGTGTTTTTCTTTAATGTGGATATCGTCTATGGGAGAAACTACATCTGCATAGGTATAGATGAGCATGAAAAAGCTAACAATATGTTTTTAATCATATGTCTAGAACCAAgtcttttcctccctctccacgaATCTGAAAGGTAGCGCGAGTCGCTTAACTCGTATGGCGCGGCAGGGTGATACCGTTGCGGTGTTGAAGGTCGCTGGTATCGTGGTGACGGTTGCGGTGGCGATTTGGATTATCCTGGGGTGGATTTT
The window above is part of the Aspergillus luchuensis IFO 4308 DNA, chromosome 8, nearly complete sequence genome. Proteins encoded here:
- a CDS encoding putative telomere silencing protein Zds1 (COG:S;~EggNog:ENOG410PH6C;~InterPro:IPR013941,IPR040206;~PFAM:PF08632) is translated as MQASPSPSEPSGGYATKRGHVPQLSISDPSHHVTEAIGHMYDDDYDKRDSRRLSFISSPLSESITIIPTKLAGSESPTSPQSLQVQNHINDHNNRQANGQPWPHGAKSAESSPTSPASTTSPVSTDTATTSFPLNDVDYESDPAAVAQELNNLAAIRRMSMDVAATDDPDLPSFSVPSIAPSPSDDENDASRLFWVPARLHPELAPKEFKSFLESKTEQIKRKSGDFSTLGPEREGSIGGLRRKRSMLSRQIDTSQGYTDGAERLERKRSQSKRDSLGPNLHELETIVNDSKPRVPNATNILDGIQKLGISTDEDKPILPPAPPSHSLRRSTRTQYRKAGSLKKGEKAPYSKRVARTSDADERVTSPTGSSGGQAVLGLTRMSTDPTPSSTRAQAAAKSTIGAPQAPVVTTSATTASPCVDSAVEQSQPANDRSHDAASSDPSNRASAPAHSRQWHSRISSNGRSTADVPPSEQKIPEIIETPPPGTPTTPSTPTSQSHASPKAPAGQDRMQERSSSKRSAHSRTQKETTPTFNDFANTPQPLPGNTTRTDSLSYIPTFEDRKAESKEKEKETKESKKSKDKKDSEGGRKSSWHWLLGSEDKDKEKKKDKDSDSKKLKAKIVDKVHETAHALPSSSDSSQRGRENVAVDRLDPKLEEERRKDNARRTSGESKKEKESGLFSSIFGGSRKKSSGDSSHHSHHHKKSASRNLSPDPPMRELRPDVDYAWTRFSILEERAIYRMAHIKLANPRRALYSQVLLSNFMYSYLAKVQQMHPHMMLATSAAQRQQQKQQEEYQQYQRYQEVSNPRRCSIVIEGSNCSSKLQSQEQQYTDSSYDDPQMYEYTDDAQDHYGAHSQSSKGGYENGNAYGPGHYQYGHSTFGDDVQLDDDDDDMW
- a CDS encoding SNARE domain- containing protein (COG:U;~EggNog:ENOG410PQWD;~InterPro:IPR039899,IPR039897;~TransMembrane:1 (i74-96o);~go_component: GO:0030173 - integral component of Golgi membrane [Evidence IEA];~go_process: GO:0015031 - protein transport [Evidence IEA]), coding for MADAFEREQQNNALLNSLSSKVSALKSVTIDIYDNARDQDTLDHSNQVFSSLSTNLKGSASRLTRMARQGDTVAVLKVAGIVVTVAVAIWIILGWIF